Proteins from one Anopheles nili chromosome 2, idAnoNiliSN_F5_01, whole genome shotgun sequence genomic window:
- the LOC128721339 gene encoding sentrin-specific protease 8, with the protein MSFHRNDEVALSYHECCLRLSDVDLLKGPFWLNDQVISFYFEYLEKQIFENEPDLLFVSPEVTQCIRMVAQEEVGIFLEPLRAQERAFVFFALNDNQAADRAGGSHWSLLVFSRCEKAFYHFDSSRNANGEYARHLVAVLKRALRCPDAQLRTGDCLQQSNGYDCGVHVLCTVDAVAQQIRKSGRIEGVRSARYDVIRSKREELLGIIVNLGGRIK; encoded by the coding sequence ATGTCGTTCCATCGGAATGATGAAGTGGCGCTTAGTTACCACGAATGTTGCCTCCGCCTGTCGGATGTCGATTTGCTGAAGGGCCCGTTCTGGTTGAACGATCAAGTCATATCGTTCTATTTCGAGTACCTCGAGAAACAAATATTCGAAAACGAACCCGACCTGCTGTTCGTCAGTCCGGAAGTCACACAGTGCATCCGGATGGTGGCGCAAGAGGAAGTAGGTATTTTCCTGGAACCGCTTCGCGCGCAAGAGCGCGCATTCGTGTTCTTTGCGCTGAATGACAACCAGGCAGCGGACCGAGCCGGAGGATCCCACTGGAGTCTGCTGGTGTTTTCGCGCTGCGAGAAAGCTTTCTACCATTTCGATTCCTCGCGCAATGCCAATGGGGAATACGCCCGCCACCTGGTAGCGGTGCTGAAACGAGCACTTCGTTGTCCTGATGCACAATTACGCACCGGAGACTGCCTGCAGCAAAGTAACGGCTATGATTGCGGAGTGCACGTGCTATGCACAGTGGATGCCGTCGCGCAGCAGATTCGCAAAAGTGGCCGAATCGAAGGTGTTCGTAGCGCCCGTTATGATGTGATACGATCCAAACGAGAGGAGCTGCTTGGAATTATTGTGAATCTAGGAGGTCGAATTAAATAG
- the LOC128721332 gene encoding fatty-acid amide hydrolase 2-B, with product MRVVTEKLKHRAKHFLRTLGACGSGPPSHAKKMEGQTKHNLQERRKARSLVKSVVNVAHKFIVLIVRWLSRTIYGEHGKRMPPITNLILMESATSLAAKIRTRKLTSVEVTQAFIDRCNEVNPLLNCVVDQRFEEALRDAERADKLVASGTMTVEQLEREQPFLGVPISTKDCIRVQGLLHTSGIWNRRNIRGEKDARAMELMRRAGAIPFALTNISECCMWWESVNTIHGRSRNPYDANRIVGGSSGGEGCIQAAAASPFGLGSDIGGSIRMPAFFNGIFGHKPSKFVVSNDGQYPVALSEEQNSFLGIGPMSRYATDLKPMLRVMSDENASKLRLDEPVDLKQVKFFYQINDGGAHLVSPVDLDIRDGMEKVMAHFRATVKAEVKKVYLDKLRQSAPMWFANMKTPAKVGFDSQLVNLEGAINPWLELAKWPMRMSNHTLIGILTAMTERGGVQYDTEEYHYYVRQKQELVNEFRDMLGENGVFIYPTHPTVAPYHNEPLVRALNFSYTAVINVLGLPATAVPLGLGREGLPIGLQVVAGVNQDRLCLAVACELERAFGGWVAPEVKA from the exons ATGAGAGTGGTCACCGAGAAGCTGAAACACAGGGCAAAACATTTCCTTCGTACGTTAGGCGCATGCGGATCCGGTCCCCCGAGCCACGCCAAAAAGATGgaagggcaaacaaaacataacctCCAGGAGCGGCGAAAAGCGCGCTCGCTGGTCAAATCCGTCGTGAATGTCGCGCACAAGTTCATCGTCCTGATCGTGCGGTGGCTGTCACGCACAATTTACGGCGAGCACGGTAAACGGATGCCACCGATCACGAACCTCATACTGATGGAATCGGCCACCTCACTGGCGGCGAAGATCCGCACACGCAAG CTTACGAGCGTGGAAGTAACGCAAGCATTCATCGATCGGTGTAATGAGGTTAACCCGCTACTGAACTGCGTCGTCGACCAGCGGTTCGAGGAAGCGTTGCGTGATGCCGAACGGGCGGACAAGCTGGTCGCCTCCGGTACGATGACCGTCGAGCAGCTTGAGCGCGAGCAACCGTTTCTCGGTGTTCCGATATCCACGAAAGATTGCATACGGGTGCAGG GCCTACTGCACACTTCAGGCATATGGAACCGACGTAACATACGCGGTGAGAAAGACGCTCGCGCGATGGAGCTGATGCGCCGCGCAGGTGCAATACCCTTTGCTTTGACCAATATTTCCGAGTGCTGCATGTG GTGGGAAAGCGTCAACACCATCCACGGTCGTTCCAGAAACCCTTACGATGCGAATCGTATCGTCGGTGGTTCGAGTGGTGGTGAAGGATGCATCCAGGCGGCAGCTGCCTCTCCGTTTGGGCTCGGTTCCGACATCGGTGGGTCGATCCGAATGCCGGCCTTTTTCAACGGAATATTTGGCCATAAACCATCGAAATTCGTCGTGTCGAACGATGGGCAGTACCCGGTGGCATTATCCGAGGAACAAAATTCTTTTCTAG GTATCGGACCAATGTCCCGCTATGCGACGGATCTGAAACCGATGCTGCGGGTTATGTCGGACGAGAACGCAAGCAAACTGCGCCTAGATGAGCCGGTCGATCTGAAGCAGGTGAAGTTCTTCTATCAAATCAACGACGGTGGCGCACATCTCGTTTCACCCGTCGACTTGGATATTCGCGACGGGATGGAAAAGGTGATGGCCCATTTCCGCGCCACTGTGAAGGCGGAAGTGAAAAAAGTGTACTTGGACAAGCTCCGCCAGTCGGCCCCGATGTGGTTCGCCAATATGAAAACCCCGGCGAAGGTTGGCTTTGACTCGCAGCTGGTAAACCTCGAAGGGGCGATAAATCCATGGCTGGAGTTGGCCAAGTGGCCTATGCGGATGTCTAACCACACGTTGATTGGAATTTTAACGGCGATGACCGAACGAGGCGGCGTGCAGTATGACACCGAGGAGTATCATTACTACGTGCGCCAGAAGCAGGAGCTGGTGAACGAGTTCCGCGATATGCTCGGCGAGAACGGTGTGTTCATCTACCCGACGCATCCGACGGTTGCACCGTACCATAATGAGCCTCTGGTTCGAGCTCTCAACTTCAGCTACACCGCTGTCATCAATGTGCTGGGATTGCCGGCTACAGCTGTGCCGTTAGGATTGGGCCGTGAGGGTTTGCCGATTGGATTGCAGGTGGTGGCCGGTGTGAACCAGGATCGCCTGTGCCTTGCTGTGGCCTGTGAGCTAGAACGTGCCTTTGGTGGGTGGGTCGCACCGGAGGTGAAAGCCTAG